One part of the Solea solea chromosome 16, fSolSol10.1, whole genome shotgun sequence genome encodes these proteins:
- the LOC131475718 gene encoding uncharacterized protein LOC131475718, producing the protein MTAGNKSVPVMVLLLYFLFPLLVQLAPVSPGNQAPVSPGNHAPTPFKEAAERAKTLVEKILRDLPSVHASIVNTPGLTFDPSSQTAHLQMMVMSLGIPAAPVLKPLSQRFTLDMCVSRMSAGGLLYQGLLGVLADRVDGLMDLRSDLRDLLTHIHKMKEVSQLGVDSQDQDQSLDLASRLHGNYEVQVAVHVTLTQLRSFCHDLIRSLRAVATYRLRAVGTR; encoded by the exons ATGACAGCAGGAAACAAGTCTGTGCCAG ttatggtgctgctgctctacttcctgtttccacTTTTGGTTCAGTTGGCTCCCGTCAGCCCGGGAAACCAAGCCCCCGTCAGCCCAGGAAACCACGCCCCCACTCCCTTTAAAGAGGCGGCCGAGCGAGCGAAGACTCTGGTGGAGAAGATTCTTAGGGACCTCCCCTCTGTCCACGCCTCCATCGTCAACACACCG ggtttgacctttgacccctccAGTCAGACCGCACACTTGCAGATGATGGTGATGTCACTGGGGATACCTGCCGCACCTGTCCTCAAACCACTGTCTCAACGCTTCACACtg gacaTGTGTGTGAGTCGTATGTCTGCAGGTGGGCTGTTGTACCAGGGGCTGCTGGGAGTTTTGGCTGACAGAGTGGACGGACTGATGGACCTGCGGTCAGACCTCAGAGACCTGCTGACACACATCcacaag atgaAGGAGGTCTCTCAGCTCGGTGTGGATTCTCAGGATCAGGACCAGAGTTTGGATCTGGCCTCTCGTCTCCATGGTAACTACGAGGTTCAGGTTGCGGTCCATGTGACGCTGACGCAGCTTCGATCCTTCTGTCACGATCTGATCCGCAGCCTGAGAGCCGTCGCCACCTACAGGCTCCGTGCTGTGGGTACGCGATAA